One Perognathus longimembris pacificus isolate PPM17 chromosome 13, ASM2315922v1, whole genome shotgun sequence genomic window, GTTGGAGACCTCAGGAGGGGTACCTTGGGGAGGCACCGGGGGTGGGGCCCCGGCACCGAGGATTTCACGTGTGGCACCCTTTGCCTCTGTGGACCACGAGCACAGCGGTGTCTGCCACCCTCCCAGCCtaggacagacggacggacagctCCGCCCTGGGCTCCACTCATCAGGCCCTGAGCCGGCCAGCACCCTCTGCATCTGGCTCTTGTCCCGAGGGTGCGGCCACAGAGAGGCCCTGGGGTCCCCCCAGTGAGCGGGGTGTGgcctgggaggaggggctggatgAGGAGGTTCTCCTGACTTGACTTTAGTAATTGCGGTCCCCGCGTGTCACCTCTGTGATAACTGTCTTAAGAAGTCTTTAATAAAGTCCTGACAGCTCTCCCGGCAGAGGTgccgagcccccctcccccccccctcgcagctggGGGTGGGGCGACTCCGCCCTGTGAATGACGAGGCCCGCCCGCAGGTCCCCTGCAAGTCGCCCAGCGCCGGCGGCATCCACGTGGAGAATCAGATCTTCGGGGAAGCCACCAGCCAGCCTGGCATCACCTTCATCGCGGCCAGGTTCGATGGCATCCTGGGCATGGCTTACCCCCTCATCTCCGTCAAAAACGTGCTGCCCGTCTTCGACAACCTGATGAAACAGAAACTGGTTGACAAGAACATCTTCTCCTTCTACCTGAACAGGTGAGCATGGGGCGCACCCGCCCGCCCaggcgtgggggggggctccccacctCCCGCTCCACGGTGCCGAAACAGGCGGAGGGGTTGGCGCCagcctgacctctgacctcaggGCCCGATCTCACCAGACAGGCATGGGCGGCTTCCAGGGCGGCCACGCGGCCCCCGGTCCTGTTTGTGGCTCTGCACGGTCTCTGGGGCTCCCCGAGCCCCGGGGCAGGAGGTCCTGGCCCGCGTGCCCGCGTGTGAGCCTCAGTCCACGCTAGGACCTGGGGGAGGGAGCTCCTGGCGACGCCCCGGGACGGGGAGGGGCCCGGGGCTGCAGGTGCCGTGGGAGGTGGGTGAGGCCGGAAGGGTCCTGGGCACACGGTGCCATCGTGGCCCTGGGCACCCCTGGGAGCAGGCCGGTGCCTGGAAGGTCCTGCTGGCCCACGGTGCCCCACGCTGACAGCCCTTGTCTGGGCCTGGCCCCCGCCTGGCCCCGACCTGGGGCACCTCTGGCAGCACCTTCTCTTGCTCCCCACGCTAACGCCTTCCCCGGACAGACTCCTTGCTcgccccttccctttcctggccCCTTCCCGGCTGGTGCAggaggcggcggggcggggcggggcagcccCTCTGCAGGCTCTGGCCCGGGCGAAGCCAGCGGGGTGAAGGGCCATGGCTCCCGGACGGGGTGAAGGGCCACGGCTCCTGGACGGGCTCGTTGGGCCGGGCGTGAGGTGATGCTTGCACACCTGGAGGTTCCAAAGTGGTGACGGGAGGCcaaggcggggcggggcggagcccggTGGGAGGACACAGCACCCGCCCAGGGCTTCGGGGCGGGTTCCAGCCCGGCGCTGCGGGAGGAGGCCAGCGGGGCTCAGGGAGCATGTGCCCCAGGACCGGCCCGGGCGCTTCACCGCCCAGACCGCGCCGCGCGAAGGGGCCCGTCCTGTCCTGCCAGGGATGGGGCGCCCGGGGTGAGGCGGGGGACCCGCGTGAGACCTGAGGAAGGAgcggggccggggagccgggcgcgggggagaggagggcaggtAGGGGTGAGGGGAGCCGGGagcaggggcggggggagccTGGGCATTGGAGGAGCTGTGAAGAAGGGATCGTTCTGGAGCAGCAAGTACGGCGGCCCCAGGACTTCCTCCTGGGAGCCTCccgggtttattttttttttttaatttgattttatcgTCAAGGTGACGCAcaaaggggtaacagttacacaCGTGAGGGAGCGAGTCCATTTCTGGTCCGGCTGGTTATCCTCCTTCAttgttctcccaccttccctcctccaccccggGTTTAGTTCCCCCAGGGCAGGCGCACTTGCCCCGCCTCCCTCTTGACCTCGGTGCCCGCCCCCTGCCTGGAGTGCCTCTCCGTCTTGACCTTGGCCACCTGCGGCTGAGTCTGGGCCTAGACAGACCTCCAGGTCCCAAGGGCCCCGCCGGCGCTCTGAGCCGCGTGAGCCGGGCGGGGCCCCTTCCTGAGGGGGGACGCGGCTCTCGTGCTCGCCCCGGCCCCCCAGACTCCCCCTCCCGTGCTGGGGTTGGGGTCCCTGAGGTGCGCTCCCCTTTCTACCCAGGAACCCCAGCGGGCAGCCCGGAGGGGAGCTGATGCTGGGAGGCACGGACTCCAAGTACTACCAGGGCGAGTTGTCCTACCTGAACGTCACGCGCAAGGCCTACTGGCAGGTGCACATGGACCAGTGAGTcgggggctggggcgggcggggggccggggggcgcccGCGGCCTGGGCCCCGCCGGCCCTCACCCGGCTGCCCTCCTCCAGGTTGTCCGTGGGCAAGGAGCTGACCCTGTGCAAGGAGGGCTGCGAGGCCATCGTGGACACGGGCACCTCCCTCCTGGTGGGCCCCGTGGAGGAGGTGAAGGAGCTGCAGAAGGCCATTGGCGCGGTGCCTCTCATCCAGGGCGAGGTgagccgcggggccgggcgggggggggggcgcgctggggggggggctgcatcCCAGCGTGCCTTGCTCCCCTGCAGTACATCGTCCCCTGTGAGAAGGTGTCCAGTCTGCCCTCCGTCACCCTGAAGCTCGGAGGCCGAGACTACACGCTGTCTGCGGATGACTACATTCTCAAGGTGCGCGGGCcggggatgcgggggggggggggggggggaccgcgggagggcgggcgggggctcGGGGTGACCGCCTCCCACCCCCGTCCCCGCCGCGCAGGTGTCCCAGGCCGGCAAGAGCATCTGCCTGAGCGGCTTCATGGGCATGGACATCCCCCCGCCCAGCGGGCCGCTCTGGATCCTGGGGGACGTCTTCATCGGCCGCTACTACACGGTGTTCGACCGCGACCACAACAGGGTGGGCTTCGCCAAGGCCGCCGATAACTAGCCGGCGGGGCCCGAGTCCCGCGGGAGGGGCCGGCCAGACGCGGCCACCCCCTcccgctcacacacacacacactcacacacacacactgcctgctGCCCGGCCCGGGCGCAGGGCCGAGCTGGCCTCCTGCTCCCGTTCTGGGGTTCGCCCTCCTGAGCCTCAGAAACGCCGCCGTCTGCCTGCTCGTCCGTCTGTGGGCGACAGGGCGGAGGCCGGTCCGGCACCCCATCCACTTCTCTCTGCCTTAGAAGACTCAGCCCGGGCGGGGCCGCTGCTGGGTCCCAGCCTCCCGGG contains:
- the Ctsd gene encoding cathepsin D, whose translation is MQTPGFALLALGLLAASSSALIRIPLHKFTSIRRTMTEAGGPVEDLISRSPITKYSLQPPGEVKETKGPVPEILKNYMDAQYYGEIGIGTPPQCFTVVFDTGSSNLWVPSVHCRLLDIACWVHHKYKSDKSSTYVKNGTDFSIHYGSGSLSGYLSQDTVSVPCKSPSAGGIHVENQIFGEATSQPGITFIAARFDGILGMAYPLISVKNVLPVFDNLMKQKLVDKNIFSFYLNRNPSGQPGGELMLGGTDSKYYQGELSYLNVTRKAYWQVHMDQLSVGKELTLCKEGCEAIVDTGTSLLVGPVEEVKELQKAIGAVPLIQGEYIVPCEKVSSLPSVTLKLGGRDYTLSADDYILKVSQAGKSICLSGFMGMDIPPPSGPLWILGDVFIGRYYTVFDRDHNRVGFAKAADN